The sequence TTTAAAAAGACTCGAaacacaaagagtcaaacaagttACCAACAGAGGTAAAAATGTTAAATCAGGACTATTAAGAAACACGAGTGAAATCAACTCCAGGTAAAAAGAATGCCAATTTTCCATTATAAACTACTAAACATGGTTTTGACCAAACTGACTGCAAATAGTGCCATTTAATGAACTTGTAACTGGATCTAACAGGTAACTAAGCACAGATGTTTAGCTGATTCCTAATCAAGGTAGCAACTTAGACTAAGCAAATTATTACTTTATTGTGATCCTACAGAgtttaaatcatgaaaaaaaaaaatgttcctttcaGCCGGAAAATTCCCTTCAATACCGAAGAATCCTAACCTCTAAGATTTCAACACTATGCTTTACTTACAAAATCTCAAAGAAtactgcattaaaaaagaaaataccccaAACATAACTGGACTTCTCGCAGTATAAAACGGTGattcatatttcatattaaatGCAAAAGCCAAAATGGAGTTGTAGAGAGTTTCTTTCCCATTTCAACTCCGACAGCCTCGCGCGCTTCACAGGGGCCGGCTGCCCGGCGGGTCGTGGGGCCCGACTCAGAGCCCCCGCCCTGCCCGGCGCGGCCCTAAGAGAGGAAGCGACGAGGACCGCGGGCGGGCGGCTTGGGCTCTAGCAGGCCTGGCCGGGCGGGGGAAGGGGCGCGGGAGGCCGCGGGGCGCGCTTCCGGGGACTGCGCGGGCGGGGCCGCCGCTTTGGGAAGCCTTGCCTGAGTCCCTGGCCTGGAGTCGGGGTCAGGGACCAGGGTCCTGGTGCTGCCGGCCGAGAGCAGCAGGTGGGGCGCGGCCGCGGCGGGGCGGCGGCCGGCGGGCGGCCGGAAGAGTGCCGGGCGGGCGGGCCCGGGGCACCGCGGCGCCAGGAGGGAACCCTCTCACTCACCTCAGGCGACGACTCCGAGTCCGACCTCTCCGCGCCGAGGACGCCTGTCCGCGAGTCGCAAGCTCGAAGACTACGGCGGGTGGCTGAGAAGGCGGCGGGTGACTAACGAGACAACCGACGGAGAGCGACGGGCGGGGAGCGCGAGAAACCAAGAGCGGGCGGCGACGGCGGCGGGAGGGCGGGGAGCGACGTGCGCGTCCCCGCGTGCCCAGCGGGCTCGAGCCGGCCCCAGTCGCGGCCCCGCGCACGCGCGCGCACTCCCTGCTCAGCCACGATTGCTCAGGAGCGCGTCCACACCCTAAAGGCAAGGAGCTTAACCAATCATTGCAGCCGCGTGGGGCATCACGGGAACTCCGGGGCTATAAAAGACCTGGTTGCTATTTTATACTCCTCGAGTCACTCATCCTTTAAGTTAGCAGGGTGGGGCTAGGTGCGCGTGCGCAGTTTTGATACTCCGCCCCAAACTGCCAACTCTTCGCGCAAGCGAGGTAGACGCGCCTTGCCTAGGTTTACGCGTGCGCACTAGCGGACCTGGGCCCGGAAGACCAGACGCTTGCGCAGTGGGGACAACGGTGACAGTCCCCCGGGTGAGGCGCCGGCCAGTCATGGCGGAGCCTTGGTCTGGGCAGTCCTTGCAGGCTCTGCCGGCCACGGTGCTGGGCGCGCTGGGCGCCCTCGGCAGCGAGTTCCTTCAGGAGTGGGAGGCGCAAGACATGCGCGTGACTCTCttcaagctgctgctgctttgGTTGGTGTTAAGTCTCCTGAGCATCCAGCTGGCGTGGGGGTTCTACGGGAGTACGGTGACCGGGCTGTATCACCGCCCAGGTGAGACTCCCCACCAACTTCCCGTGGGCCGGCCACACCCCCTCCGCCATAGACTGTACCTTTGGGCTCCCCCGAATCCCCCCAGACTACCACTGATCCCTTGAGAACCTTATCACAACTTAACGCTGTACCCCTGACCCATGTCAACATATCATTTCACACCGGAAACCCCACCAGTCCACCCATCACGTATAAATTCCTTTGGACCCCCCATCAGACAATATCACTAGTCCCTTAGGGCTTCCACTACTCTGTCCATCAAACAATACCACTCACCTGGGCTGATGCCTGCTCAGATACCCACCCCCAGCCTGTTGCATTTCTGGATGTGTTCCTGCCCCCAGGTCTGGGCGGCCAGAACGGGTCCACACCTGATGGCTCCACGCATTTCCCTTCCTGGTGAGTAAATCTATTCTGATTTCTACCTCAGGCACTTAGTGGGCAGAAGCCACTCCTGAGCTGAGGACAGGGGAAGGGAGTTCTCAGGGTAGGAGTCCACCAGCTTAGTGGCGTTCGCAGCACATTCCAGGTCCTGCAACAGACCTCAGGCTTTGTGACACTGATGTCTGAATAGCCCATCCATAACCTGTTCAGTAACCTGTGGGGCAGATGGCGTTATTGTCACAATTTCAGAGATGAAGTGGCAAGTCCGGAGGATTCCACTCCACCGTAAGTCCCTCAGTTGGAAAGGCAGGACCCTCTGTCCTTAGTGCCCTGACTGGCCTCTTCAGGATCAGCTCCTCATATGTAAAACATGAAGTCACTAATCAGAGCATTCATTCATGTGATCTCTGAGCTCCTACCACATAGCAGGGTCCTCACTGGGTCCAGAGAAGAACAACAACCCAGGCCCTGCTCAGAGGGGGAGTTAGAGATTTAAAGGGAGGGCGGGCCACAGTGCAGAGGTGAGGCTGTCAGAGCAGCTGTCGTCCAAGTCAGACACCTTTTAAATGGAGGGCAAAGGCGA is a genomic window of Cervus canadensis isolate Bull #8, Minnesota chromosome 22, ASM1932006v1, whole genome shotgun sequence containing:
- the TCTA gene encoding T-cell leukemia translocation-altered gene protein; translated protein: MAEPWSGQSLQALPATVLGALGALGSEFLQEWEAQDMRVTLFKLLLLWLVLSLLSIQLAWGFYGSTVTGLYHRPGLGGQNGSTPDGSTHFPSWETAANEPLKTHRE